In Escherichia ruysiae, a genomic segment contains:
- the lrp gene encoding leucine-responsive transcriptional regulator Lrp codes for MVDSKKRPGKDLDRIDRNILNELQKDGRISNVELSKRVGLSPTPCLERVRRLERQGFIQGYTALLNPHYLDASLLVFVEITLNRGAPDVFEQFNTAVQKLEEIQECHLVSGDFDYLLKTRVPDMSAYRKLLGETLLRLPGVNDTRTYVVMEEVKQSNRLVIKTR; via the coding sequence ATGGTAGATAGCAAGAAGCGCCCTGGCAAAGATCTCGACCGTATCGATCGTAACATTCTTAATGAGTTGCAAAAGGATGGGCGTATTTCTAACGTCGAGCTTTCTAAACGTGTGGGACTTTCCCCAACGCCGTGCCTTGAGCGTGTGCGTCGGCTGGAAAGACAAGGGTTTATCCAGGGCTATACGGCACTGCTGAACCCGCATTATCTGGATGCATCACTTCTGGTATTCGTTGAGATTACTCTGAATCGTGGTGCTCCGGATGTGTTTGAACAATTCAATACCGCTGTACAAAAACTTGAAGAAATTCAGGAGTGTCATTTAGTATCTGGTGATTTCGACTACCTGTTGAAAACACGCGTGCCGGATATGTCAGCTTACCGTAAGCTGCTGGGGGAAACTCTGCTGCGTCTGCCTGGCGTCAATGACACACGGACATACGTTGTTATGGAAGAAGTCAAGCAGAGTAATCGTCTGGTTATTAAGACGCGCTAA
- the ftsK gene encoding DNA translocase FtsK yields the protein MSQEYTEDKEVTLTKLSSGRRLLEALLILIVLFAVWLMAALLSFNPSDPSWSQTAWHEPIHNLGGAPGAWLADTLFFIFGVMAYTIPVIIVGGCWFAWRHQASDEYIDYFAVSLRIIGVLALILTSCGLAAINADDIWYFASGGVIGSLLSTTLQPLLHSSGGTIALLCVWAAGLTLFTGWSWVTIAEKLGGWILNILTFASNRTRRDDTWVDEDEYEDDEEYEDENHGKQHESRRARILRGALARRKRLAEKFINPMGRQTDAALFSGKRMDDEDDVTYTARGVAADPDDVLFSGNRATQPEYDEYDPLLNGAPITEPVAAAAAATTATQSWAAPVEPVTQTPPVASVDVPPAQPTVAWQPVPGPQTGEPVIAPAAEGYPQQPQYSQPAVQYNEPLQQPVPPQQSYYTPAAEQPVQHAAEQPVQQPYYAPAPEQPVAGNAWQAEEQQSAFAPQSTNQTEQTYQQPAVQEPLYQQPQPVEQQPVATPEPVVEETKPARPPLYYFEEVEEKRAREREQLAAWYQPIPEPVKEPEPIKSSLKATSVAAVPPVEAAAAVSPLASGVKKATLATGAAATVAAPVFSLANSGAPRPQVKEGIGPQLPRPKRIRVPTRRELASYGIKLPSQRAAEEKAREAQRNQYDAGGQYNDDEIDAMQQDELARQFAQTQQQRYGEQYQHDVPVNAEDADAAAEAELARQFAQTQQQRYSGEQPAGANPFSLDDFEFSPMKALVDDGPHEPLFTPIVEPVQQPQQPVAPQPQYQQPQQPVAPQPQYQQPQQPVAPQQHYQQPQQPVAPQQHYQQPQQPVAPQQQYQQPQQPVAPQPQYQQPQQPVAPQSQDTLLHPLLMRNGDSRPLHKPTTPLPSLDLLTPPPSEVEPVDTFALEQMARLVEARLADFRIKADVVNYSPGPVITRFELNLAPGVKAARISNLSRDLARSLSTVAVRVVEVIPGKPYVGLELPNKKRQTVYLREVLDNAKFRDNPSPLTIVLGKDIAGDPVVADLAKMPHLLVAGTTGSGKSVGVNAMILSMLYKAQPEDVRFIMIDPKMLELSVYEGIPHLLTEVVTDMKDAANALRWCVNEMERRYKLMSALGVRNLAGYNEKIAEADRMMRPIPDPYWKPGDSMDAQHPVLKKEPYIVVLVDEFADLMMTVGKKVEELIARLAQKARAAGIHLVLATQRPSVDVITGLIKANIPTRIAFTVSSKIDSRTILDQAGAESLLGMGDMLYSGPNSTMPVRVHGAFVRDQEVHAVVQDWKARGRPQYVDGITSDSESEGGAGGFDGAEELDPLFDQAVQFVTEKRKASISGVQRQFRIGYNRAARIIEQMEAQGIVSEQGHNGNREVLAPPPFD from the coding sequence TTGAGCCAGGAATACACTGAAGACAAAGAAGTCACATTGACAAAGTTAAGCAGCGGGCGCCGACTTCTGGAGGCGTTGCTGATTCTTATTGTCCTGTTTGCCGTCTGGTTGATGGCAGCTTTATTGAGTTTTAACCCTTCGGATCCTAGCTGGTCGCAAACGGCCTGGCATGAGCCTATCCATAATTTAGGTGGGGCTCCTGGTGCGTGGCTGGCCGATACCCTGTTCTTCATTTTTGGCGTGATGGCTTACACCATCCCCGTCATCATTGTCGGTGGCTGTTGGTTTGCGTGGCGTCATCAGGCCAGCGACGAATACATTGATTATTTTGCCGTTTCGTTACGTATTATTGGCGTGCTGGCGCTCATCCTTACCTCCTGTGGTCTGGCAGCCATTAACGCCGACGATATCTGGTATTTTGCCTCTGGTGGCGTAATCGGTAGTTTATTAAGCACCACGTTGCAGCCTCTGCTACACAGCAGTGGGGGAACTATTGCGCTGCTTTGCGTCTGGGCAGCTGGCCTGACGCTGTTTACCGGTTGGTCCTGGGTGACTATTGCCGAAAAACTGGGCGGCTGGATTTTAAACATTCTCACCTTCGCCAGTAATCGCACCCGTCGCGATGATACCTGGGTCGATGAAGATGAGTATGAAGACGACGAAGAGTACGAAGATGAAAACCACGGCAAACAGCATGAATCGCGCCGTGCTCGTATTCTTCGCGGCGCGCTAGCGCGTCGTAAACGCCTGGCGGAAAAATTCATTAATCCGATGGGGCGGCAAACAGACGCTGCGTTATTTTCCGGCAAGCGGATGGATGATGAAGACGATGTTACCTACACTGCGCGCGGCGTAGCAGCCGATCCTGATGACGTCCTGTTTTCGGGCAATCGTGCAACGCAGCCAGAGTATGACGAATACGATCCTTTATTAAATGGTGCGCCGATTACCGAGCCTGTCGCTGCCGCAGCGGCTGCAACCACGGCGACGCAAAGCTGGGCCGCGCCGGTTGAACCTGTTACTCAGACGCCGCCTGTTGCCTCTGTTGATGTTCCACCTGCGCAACCTACTGTTGCCTGGCAGCCTGTGCCGGGGCCGCAAACGGGCGAGCCGGTTATTGCTCCTGCAGCGGAAGGTTACCCACAGCAGCCACAATATTCGCAGCCTGCGGTGCAATATAATGAGCCGCTGCAACAGCCTGTACCGCCACAGCAGTCGTACTATACGCCTGCTGCGGAACAACCTGTTCAACATGCAGCGGAACAACCTGTTCAACAGCCGTATTATGCCCCTGCACCAGAACAGCCGGTGGCTGGTAACGCCTGGCAAGCCGAAGAGCAGCAATCCGCTTTTGCTCCCCAGTCTACAAACCAGACGGAGCAAACTTACCAGCAGCCAGCCGTTCAGGAGCCGTTGTACCAACAGCCGCAACCTGTTGAACAGCAGCCTGTCGCGACACCTGAGCCTGTTGTAGAAGAGACAAAGCCTGCGCGTCCGCCGCTTTACTATTTTGAAGAAGTGGAAGAGAAGCGTGCCCGTGAACGTGAACAACTTGCGGCCTGGTATCAACCGATTCCTGAACCGGTTAAAGAACCAGAACCGATCAAATCTTCGCTGAAAGCAACTTCTGTTGCAGCAGTACCTCCAGTAGAAGCCGCTGCCGCTGTTTCACCGCTGGCATCGGGCGTGAAAAAAGCGACCCTGGCGACGGGAGCCGCAGCGACGGTTGCTGCGCCTGTTTTCAGCCTGGCAAATAGCGGTGCGCCGCGTCCGCAAGTGAAAGAGGGCATTGGCCCGCAGTTACCTCGACCGAAGCGTATCCGCGTACCAACACGTCGTGAACTGGCGTCATATGGCATTAAGCTGCCCTCACAGCGTGCAGCGGAAGAGAAGGCTCGTGAAGCCCAGCGCAACCAGTACGATGCTGGCGGGCAGTATAACGATGATGAAATCGATGCGATGCAGCAGGATGAACTGGCTCGTCAGTTCGCCCAGACGCAGCAGCAACGCTATGGCGAGCAATATCAACATGATGTGCCAGTGAACGCGGAAGATGCAGATGCTGCGGCAGAGGCTGAGCTGGCTCGTCAGTTTGCCCAGACTCAGCAGCAGCGTTATTCCGGTGAACAACCGGCTGGGGCGAATCCGTTCTCGCTGGATGATTTCGAATTTTCACCGATGAAAGCGTTAGTGGATGATGGTCCACACGAACCGCTGTTTACGCCAATTGTTGAACCTGTTCAGCAGCCGCAGCAACCGGTAGCACCGCAGCCGCAGTATCAACAGCCGCAGCAACCGGTAGCGCCACAGCCGCAATATCAACAGCCGCAACAACCGGTAGCACCGCAGCAGCACTATCAACAGCCGCAACAACCGGTAGCACCGCAGCAGCACTATCAACAGCCGCAACAACCGGTAGCGCCACAGCAGCAATATCAGCAGCCGCAGCAACCGGTAGCGCCACAGCCGCAGTATCAGCAGCCGCAGCAACCGGTAGCGCCACAGTCGCAGGATACCCTGCTTCATCCGCTGTTAATGCGCAATGGCGACAGTCGTCCACTACACAAACCGACGACGCCGCTGCCTTCTCTGGATTTGCTGACGCCGCCGCCGAGCGAAGTGGAACCCGTAGATACCTTTGCGCTTGAGCAAATGGCGCGTCTGGTAGAGGCGCGTCTGGCTGATTTCCGCATTAAAGCCGATGTCGTCAATTATTCTCCGGGGCCAGTTATCACCCGCTTTGAGCTGAATCTGGCACCGGGCGTAAAAGCGGCGCGTATTTCTAATTTATCACGTGACCTCGCTCGTTCGCTATCAACCGTGGCGGTTCGTGTCGTTGAAGTTATTCCGGGTAAACCTTACGTAGGTCTGGAGTTACCCAACAAAAAACGCCAAACCGTTTACCTGCGCGAAGTGCTGGACAACGCTAAGTTCCGCGATAACCCATCGCCATTAACGATAGTGCTGGGTAAAGATATCGCTGGCGATCCGGTCGTTGCCGATCTGGCAAAAATGCCGCATTTGTTGGTTGCGGGCACTACCGGCTCCGGTAAGTCAGTCGGTGTGAACGCCATGATCCTGAGTATGCTCTATAAAGCGCAGCCGGAAGATGTGCGTTTCATCATGATCGACCCGAAAATGCTGGAGCTTTCGGTATATGAAGGTATTCCGCATCTGCTAACGGAAGTCGTGACCGACATGAAAGATGCTGCCAACGCTTTACGCTGGTGCGTCAACGAAATGGAGCGTCGTTATAAACTGATGTCTGCGCTGGGTGTGCGTAACCTGGCGGGTTATAACGAAAAAATTGCTGAAGCTGACCGTATGATGCGCCCAATACCAGATCCGTACTGGAAACCGGGCGACAGTATGGATGCTCAGCATCCGGTGCTGAAAAAAGAGCCTTATATTGTTGTTCTGGTCGATGAATTTGCCGACCTGATGATGACGGTGGGTAAAAAAGTGGAAGAGCTGATTGCACGTCTGGCGCAAAAAGCCCGTGCCGCAGGTATCCACCTCGTATTGGCAACGCAACGTCCATCAGTTGATGTTATTACAGGTCTGATTAAAGCGAATATTCCGACCCGTATCGCCTTTACGGTATCCAGTAAAATTGACTCACGAACCATTCTCGATCAGGCTGGTGCCGAATCGTTACTGGGCATGGGGGATATGCTCTACTCCGGGCCGAACTCCACCATGCCGG